The Opitutus sp. DNA window ATGTCGGAGGCCTTGGCAGTCCAGATGAAGGGTTTGGGCGAGCGGTTATGATCGGCCAAGTAGGTTTCGATGGCAGCGAGCAGTTCGTCGAGGCTCCTGAAGATGCTGCGGCGGAGGCGATTGACGGTAAGATCACGGAAAAAGCGTTCGACCATGTTCAGCCAGGAAGCCGACGTTGGGGTAAAGTGGATCGTGAAACGAGGGTGCTTGGCCAGCCAGCGGCGGACCTTCTCGTGCTTGTGGGTGGCATAGTTGTCGACGATGAGGTGCAGGGGCTTGTCGGGCGGGGTGCTCGCGTCGATCAGGCGCAGGAACTTCAACCATTCCTGATGGCGGTGGCGTTTTTGGCAGGTACCGATGACCTTTCCGTCGGCCATATTGAGGGCGGCGAAGAGTGTTGTGGTGCCGTGACGCTTATAGTCGTGGGTTTGGGTTGCCACCTTGCCTTGTCGCAAAGGCAGGCCGGGTTGGCTGCGGTCCAGAGCTTGGATCTGGCTTTTTTCATCGCAGCACAAAACCAAGGCGTGCTCGGGGGCGTTGAGATAGAGCCCGACGATCTCCTCGAGCTTCTCCACAAAGCGCTTGTCCTTCGATAATTTGAAGCCCCGCACCAAGTGCGGTTTCACTCCGTGGTTGCGCCAGATCAGGCCTACGCTGCTGGCGGCCAGTCCGCTGACTGCCGCCATGCGCCGCGTGCTCCACTGTGTCGCCATGGGAGGTGTTTCCTCCAGTGTGCGCCGTATCAGTTCGGCCTTGTCCTCCGGCTTGATCTTGGCGCGACGACCTCGCCCGGCACGGTCCCGTAGCAGTCCCGGCAACCCCGACTCCAAATAACGCCCCCGCCAGCGCGCCACCTTCTGCCGACTCATTCCCAACTTATTGCCGATCCATTCGTTGCCGTTGCCTTCAGCGGCAAGCAGCACGATCCGGCACCGCTGGGCATGCTTCTGCGGTGTGCCGCCTCGTTTCGCCCATGCGCTCAATTCGGCCTTCTGCTCCTCCTTCAAATTAACTGGGGCTGCTTTTCTCATTCAGCTACAGACGCTCGGCCGTTAATTTAGTTACACTATTTCTCGCACACTACACTAGCTAGGCAACATTGCCTCAGCCTGAGCACCGCAAGCTCCCGCCCGGCTCGGCGCGCTCTCACCGGCCCGCCACACTCCGCGCAACTCCGTTGTCTGCGGCAAGTCGGGCAAGCCGTATTGGTTGGCCCACAATTTCCGCGCCACCAGTTCCGCCGCCGCCTCGCCCAGTCGCCCCATGCACTGGTCCATCCCGGCAACCCGCCCGCCGAAATAATGAGGACTCCAGTCGAGCACCGCCCACGCCACCTCCTCGGGAACCTTTAACCCGGCCTTCGTGAACAACCGCTCGACCTCCTCGTCCACCGTCAAAATCACCTCCGGCCGATTCGCGATGTACCACGCCCGAAAGGCCTCCAGCGAATACCCCCGGTCCACCGAGGTCTCCAGCAGGGGCAACACCGGCATCGCCTGCGACCACACAAATTGCAGGTACCGCGCGTGCCACAAATAGTTCGAGCGCCGCTGCATTGTCGCGGGCAACACCAGCCCCACTCTCCGGTAGCCCGCCGCATACAACTCCGCCAACGCCCCACCGCAGTTGTTATAATGGTCAGGCGACACCCGCGTCAGATTCAGCGGATCGGTCACCGAGTAACCGCACGCCACCACCGCTAATTTCGCGTAATCCAACGCCAGCCTGGATCGGCCGCCCTGCCGGAACGGCGCGATCACCACGCCGCTGATGCTCCGCGCCAGCAACGCGCGCGCCAGTACCGTCTCAGTCCAGTATCGCGCCTCGCCCAAATCAAACTCGTCGCAGCCAAACCCCAACTCCTCCGCCTTGCGCCGCACACCCGCGATCAAATCCGCATCCGTGCGCCACAACGCCCCATTCTCCCTGGATTCGTAAACCAACCCAATCGTTGCCCCCGCCCCCTTCATCCAGCGACTGCGCCGCACCCGCTCCATATTGGCCGAAACCAGCGGATTGGCCCGATAGCCCAAAACCTCGGCAGCCGCCTTCACCCGCGCCTGAGTCTCCGCCGGCACCCGCCGGTCTCCACGCAGCGCCAACGACACCGTGTAAGTCGATAAGCCCACTTTGGCCGCCACACCCCGTATCGTCACCGGACCGCGTTTATTCATTGGCCCACGCCAGCAAAACCTAACACGTTAGGCAACCCGCCAATTGCCCCTTGCCCAAGGTCTCGGCCAGGGTCCGCCAGTTCGTTTTCAACCCTTCCTCTTACCCATGTCACTCCCGATCAAACCCGCCGGCTCCACTGTTTTTGACCAAATTTCCCTGGGCGAAGTCATGCTTCGCCTCGACCCAGGCGAGGGCCGCGTCCGCACCGCGCGCTCCTTCAAGGCCTGGGAAGGCGGCGGCGAGTACAACACCTCGCGCGGCCTGCGCAAATGCTTCGGCCTTAAAACCGCCGTCTGCACCGCCTTCGTCGACAACGAGGTCGGCCACCTGGTCGAAGATTTCATCATGCAGGGTGGCGTCGCCACCGACTTCATCAAATGGCGCGAGGATGACGGCATCGGTCGCACCGTGCGCAACGGCCTGAACTTCACCGAGCGCGGCTTCGGCATTCGCGGTGCCGTTGGCGTGCCCGACCGTGGCAACACCGCCGCCTCGCAAATCAAGCCCGGCGACTTCGACTGGGACCACATTTTCGGCAAGCTCGGCGCCCGCTGGTTCCACACCGGTGGCATCTTTGCAGCGCTCTCCGAATCCACCGCCGCCGTCACGATTGAAGCGGTCAAAGCCGCCAAAAAACACGGCGTCATCGTGTCCTACGATCTCAACTACCGCCCGTCGCTTTGGAAGACCATCGGCGGCCTCAAAAAAGCCCAGGCCGTTAACCGCGAGATCGCCCAATACGTCGACGTGATGATCGGCAACGAGGAAGACTTCACCGCTTCCCTCGGCTTCGCGGTCAAGGGCGCCGAGGACCTCAAGCACATCGAGACCGACGCCTTCAAGGCCATGATCGAGACCGCAGTGAAGGAGTTCCCCAACTTCAAGGTGGCCGCCACCACCCTGCGCCACGTCATCACCGCCACCAAAAACGACTGGTCCGCCATCCTCTGGCACGACGGCAAATTCCACGAGAGCCGCAAGTATCCCGAGCTGGAAATCATGGACCGTGTTGGCGGCGGCGACAGCTTCGCCAGCGGCCTGCAATTCGGCTTCCTCGAATTCAACGACGCCCAAAAGGCCGTCGAATACGGCGCCGCCCACGGCGCCCTCGCCTCGACCACCCCGGGTGACACCTCCATGGCCACCCGCAAGGAGGTCGAAAAAACCTTCGCTGGCGGCGGCGCCCGCGTCGTTCGTTAAAAAAAATTCCGCTCAGGAGCGACGGCCTTACCGCCGTCGCTCCTTTTTATTTCGACCCATTTAGCCCTCTTCGTTTTCAGTTCCTTTTCCCATGTCACTCCGCGCCCTCATCCCCCAGCCCATTCTCCCCGTCATCGTCATCGACGATGCCCGCCAAGCCGTTCCCCTCGCCGAGGCCTTCCTCGCCGGCGGCCTGCGCCAACTCGAAGTCACCTTCCGCACCGCCGCCGCCGCTGACGCGATCCGCGCCATCCGCACTGCCCTTCCCGAGATGCTCATCGGTGCCGGCACCTTGCTGACCCCCGACCAAGCCCGCGCCGCCATCGACGCCGGTGCCCAGTACGGCCTCGCCCCGGGCCTCGACGAGGCAATCGTTAAACTTTTTGCCGAAGCCGGCGTCCCTTATATGCCCGGCGTCATGACGCCCACGGAGATTGGCCGTGCCGCCCAACTCGGCTGCCGTTCGCTCAAGTTTTTCCCCGCTGAAAACGCCGGTGGCGCGCCCGCCCTCAAATCCATGCTCGCCCCGTTCAAGGCCTATAACCTCGAGATCTGCCCCACCGGCGGCATCAGCCTGCAAAACATGCGCACCTACCTCGCGATCCCCGAGGTCATCACCGTGGGCGGCAGTTGGCTGGCCACGCAAAAAATGATCGCCGAGTCCAACTGGGCGCTCATCACTCGCACCACGCAGGAAGCCCTCGCCGCTGCCGCCGCCTAAAAACCAACATCGCCCCCTCCCGCTCCATGGCCCTCTTCGACCTAAAAGACCGCGTTATTATCGTCACCGGTGCGACCGGTTCACTCACCGGCTCGGCCGCTGATTACCTGGCGGGCCAGGGGGCGCGTGTCGCCTACCTCGGCCGCACCCGCGACAAACTCGATGCCGCACTGGCTCGCGTGCGCGCCGCTCATCCCCAGGCCCAGGTCATCGCCCTGGTTGCCGACGTCACGGACCGTCCCGCCCTTGAGCAAGCGCGCGCCGATGTCCTCGCCAAATGGGGGCGCATCGACGCCCTTATCAATGGTGCGGGCGGCAACCAACCCGGTGCCACGATCACCCCCGACAAATCCTTCTTCGACCTCAACTTCGAGGCGTTTGAACAAGTCGTGGACCTCAACCTCCACGGCACCGTGCTGCCCACCTTGGTGTTCGGCCAGCCCCTGCTCGCTCAAGGCAAAGGCATTGTCCTCAACTTCTCTTCGGTATCCGCCGACCGGGCACTGACGCGCGTCGTCGGTTACGGCGCAGCCAAAGCCGCAGTGGAAAACTTCACGCGCTGGCTCGCCGTTGACCTCGCTCAACGCTCCAAGGGCGGCATCCGCGTCAACGCCGTCATGCCCGGCTTCTTCCTCGGCGAACAAAACCGCCGCCTGCTGACGCAAGAAGACGGCAGTCTCACCCCCCGGGGTGAAACCATCTGCCGCAACACGCCCTTTGGCCGCTTCGGGCAAGCCGACGAACTGCACGGCGCCCTGCACTTCCTGCTCTCCGACGCCTCCGCCTTTGTCACCGGCACCACGGTTGTCGTGGACGGCGGCTTCACTGCCTTCTCCGGGGTCTAAGTCGCGCCTGGCGGCATGGCCCGCCAAACAAACTGCCGCCGGAACCTCA harbors:
- a CDS encoding IS630 family transposase — protein: MRKAAPVNLKEEQKAELSAWAKRGGTPQKHAQRCRIVLLAAEGNGNEWIGNKLGMSRQKVARWRGRYLESGLPGLLRDRAGRGRRAKIKPEDKAELIRRTLEETPPMATQWSTRRMAAVSGLAASSVGLIWRNHGVKPHLVRGFKLSKDKRFVEKLEEIVGLYLNAPEHALVLCCDEKSQIQALDRSQPGLPLRQGKVATQTHDYKRHGTTTLFAALNMADGKVIGTCQKRHRHQEWLKFLRLIDASTPPDKPLHLIVDNYATHKHEKVRRWLAKHPRFTIHFTPTSASWLNMVERFFRDLTVNRLRRSIFRSLDELLAAIETYLADHNRSPKPFIWTAKASDILAKVQRARSSINNK
- a CDS encoding LacI family DNA-binding transcriptional regulator, coding for MNKRGPVTIRGVAAKVGLSTYTVSLALRGDRRVPAETQARVKAAAEVLGYRANPLVSANMERVRRSRWMKGAGATIGLVYESRENGALWRTDADLIAGVRRKAEELGFGCDEFDLGEARYWTETVLARALLARSISGVVIAPFRQGGRSRLALDYAKLAVVACGYSVTDPLNLTRVSPDHYNNCGGALAELYAAGYRRVGLVLPATMQRRSNYLWHARYLQFVWSQAMPVLPLLETSVDRGYSLEAFRAWYIANRPEVILTVDEEVERLFTKAGLKVPEEVAWAVLDWSPHYFGGRVAGMDQCMGRLGEAAAELVARKLWANQYGLPDLPQTTELRGVWRAGESAPSRAGACGAQAEAMLPS
- a CDS encoding sugar kinase, which gives rise to MSLPIKPAGSTVFDQISLGEVMLRLDPGEGRVRTARSFKAWEGGGEYNTSRGLRKCFGLKTAVCTAFVDNEVGHLVEDFIMQGGVATDFIKWREDDGIGRTVRNGLNFTERGFGIRGAVGVPDRGNTAASQIKPGDFDWDHIFGKLGARWFHTGGIFAALSESTAAVTIEAVKAAKKHGVIVSYDLNYRPSLWKTIGGLKKAQAVNREIAQYVDVMIGNEEDFTASLGFAVKGAEDLKHIETDAFKAMIETAVKEFPNFKVAATTLRHVITATKNDWSAILWHDGKFHESRKYPELEIMDRVGGGDSFASGLQFGFLEFNDAQKAVEYGAAHGALASTTPGDTSMATRKEVEKTFAGGGARVVR
- the eda gene encoding bifunctional 4-hydroxy-2-oxoglutarate aldolase/2-dehydro-3-deoxy-phosphogluconate aldolase, producing MSLRALIPQPILPVIVIDDARQAVPLAEAFLAGGLRQLEVTFRTAAAADAIRAIRTALPEMLIGAGTLLTPDQARAAIDAGAQYGLAPGLDEAIVKLFAEAGVPYMPGVMTPTEIGRAAQLGCRSLKFFPAENAGGAPALKSMLAPFKAYNLEICPTGGISLQNMRTYLAIPEVITVGGSWLATQKMIAESNWALITRTTQEALAAAAA
- a CDS encoding SDR family oxidoreductase encodes the protein MALFDLKDRVIIVTGATGSLTGSAADYLAGQGARVAYLGRTRDKLDAALARVRAAHPQAQVIALVADVTDRPALEQARADVLAKWGRIDALINGAGGNQPGATITPDKSFFDLNFEAFEQVVDLNLHGTVLPTLVFGQPLLAQGKGIVLNFSSVSADRALTRVVGYGAAKAAVENFTRWLAVDLAQRSKGGIRVNAVMPGFFLGEQNRRLLTQEDGSLTPRGETICRNTPFGRFGQADELHGALHFLLSDASAFVTGTTVVVDGGFTAFSGV